The window cagataattactagtttTGACTGAGCAAGTGATTaaacctctttctgtctctgtttccttaaGGGTAAAATGGATGGGTGGAGAACACATCTTGTCCAGGTATATTGTGAGGAttaaactggattttttttttttttttttttgctgagacaatttgGGTTAAGacacttgcccagaatcacacagctaggaagtgttaagtgtctgagaccagatttgaatacgggtcctcctgacttcagggctgctgctctatccaggGGGCCACCTTTCAGCCTCTAACTACAATATTTTGAAGGGCTTAGTACGGTTCCtggtatagtcttgttgttcagtcatatgaCCCTAATTGGGGTTTTCTGGACAAAGATGTTTGAGAGCTTTGGCATTTCTTTTgatagttcattttacagatgaggaaactgaggcagagttgagtgacttgtgCAGGCTTATACAGCTTACATTCTCAGACTAGATGTGACCTCAATTCTTCCCATTCCAGGCCttagagttctttcctttttggatATCCAGCTGCCTGGCATACaataggcacctaataaatgttcatCACCTAGAGTTCCCATCTTAGGCATCCACATAAATAATGGCAGGGGAATCCTGATTTTCCTCCCAGAGGGGGGAGCTGCTACTGGGTCTGGAGCAGGGGGCTCACTTCAAGGGCTGCTGTGTCTGAACATCTTAAGTTTAGAGTGTGATCTCCTGGTTGCTGGTGTGGGGGATGTTTGTTGTCCCTCCTCCTAACTCTTGCTCATCCCCAAGGGCCCTCTGGAGCACCTCCCTGAGAGGCTCCCTCCGCTTATTCCCTAGTCTGCCCACGAAGAAGTAAATGAGGGGGTTCACACTGCTGTTCACACAGGCCAGGGGTTCACAGAGCCAATAAAGCCTGAGGCCTAATTCAGAGTAAAAATACATGAAATCCCTAATCCCCAAGGGCAGGCCGCAGAGCAGGAACACAAGGAccgtgagcaggaccaggaggtagAGCCTGGGCGGCTGCCGGAGCCGGGAGCTGCACTGGACCCTCAGCAGCAGAGTCAGGCTGGACACGCACATGATGCAGGTGAGGAGGAGGAGCCACGCACCCGCGATCAGGAAGATGTAAATCTCAccataaaaagtaaacaaaagaaaaggtaGTTGCCAGAACATCCCGGTCAGAACCCAGAGGACAGCGCAGACCGCGGCCGACGTGTGCTCGGGGCGGCGACATCGGTACCAGAGGGGGAAGAGCGCGCATAGACAGCGCTCGGTGCTGATCGCGGCCAGGAGGCTCAGGCCCACGGTGTAGAACAGATATTTGAGGAAGAACAGTATTACCCATGTTAAATCCCTAAACTTTCCAAAACACGGATGTATGGATTTAAGAATGGAACCACAAAGGAAGAGGGCGTCGGCCGCCGCCAGGTTGAGGATGTAGACGGAAAAGTGATTCCTCGGGATGCGGAAGCCCAGGAGCCACAGGACGGCACCGTTCCCCAGCAGCCCAAGCAGCGCAATGAGCAGAGAGAGGATGTTCATCTCGTCATAATAGAGAcgtcttttaaataaaatcccattttcatTATAGTCTATATAATTGTTGTAATAATATTCTGGATATTCAGGCGTGGGGGACACCGTCATGTTGGGTGGTCCGCGCTCCATGGATCCCTGCTCCTCTCAGCCACCCTGGGGACACAGAGACATAGAAGGACATCAGGATATGCCTGTCTCtatcttctttgcctttttctagGATGCCCCGAGGGGGCGCCACAGTGCATAGAGGTGGGtctagggaaaaaatgaattataatctTGTCTTGGAAACTTACTAGtgagaaaaatcattatttcacggatattaataactaattattcaATTTGGGTTAAGactttcccttcctatttcctcctccagaaaCCAGTCCCTTGGAAGTTATTCCTCCATCTCTAAAGGACATGTCTGATGGATGCATTTGCTCAAATCCTTGAAGTACGTGATTTTCCATCACTAAAGAGAAGCTTATGTAGGTTATTATTACCCGGATCACTGTTCGTGGTTCATTGGCTGGGGAGAAATGGATGCCTTTGTCCAGATACCTGGAGGCAGCTAAAGCTCCTCATGCCCTCAGTAGATGGAGAGGAAGGCTCTTGCCCAGCTCCTGGTCCACCCCCTCAGGGACTGTTGGTTTCCACCCTCAGGTATAGCCTCCTTTCTAAAGACTTTTAAAGAATTCAATGCTCTTCAGAGGCATCTTTGGCTTTCAGCCAAGATCCTGAGCTCAATGTTTTATTTCCTAGTCATCAATAAAAACCGATTATTAATTACCCCCAAATTGTCTCCAGGACTTGTCATTATTTACATTGGGGGTGTAAGCCTGgacatattattcaatatttgtgTCCCTCGAATTCCGAATTGCAAAATGAGACCAAGAATAGCAGGAACCTCACAGAGATcttcagaagataaaatgaggcaGTGTTTGTGGTGTGCTTAACACTGTGCCTGGGACACAAGTAGGTCATTAGAAAAAGCTggtttcattttcccctttgcaTCTCCCTCTTGTCATGATGTATAGAGAGGTATAGAAATGAGTCTTTTAGAGAAGATGGGGGTACAtgtgtctcatttttcttcttgactACACTCAAATTCACCCTTtgtttcccctctctcttctcctctttctttagtACATGGGGGTTTGGCTTCCTTCTAAACCCAATGTGGACAGGCCTAAGGGTGGGCTGAAGCGCTTCATTTAAAACAATGGACATTAGTTAATTCATTTCATGGATGTATGAAtgccattttctgtttctttactcTTTTATTAATTCATAAATTCAGTCCATCTAATAgaccttttcattcattctgaaTGAATTATTCCATTGGTTATTCTTGGATACAatcttttactttgttctttgaaACATTATGTTTCAAAATCTCCTGTCTTTGGTATAGAACCTACTAAGTCTTATGAAATACTGATTATTTTCcccagtatttaatttttttcttgttgcttgcaatattttctctttcatctggaAATTTTGAAACAAGGCTATGACATTCCTGCAATTTTCTTCATAGGATCTCTTAGAGGGGAGGGTCAGtaggttctttctagttctactttattttcttattccatAACTTTTAGTAATTTTCCTTACTAATTTCTTGCAATAATGTAcccatattcttttttattataacttttggGTATTCTGACAATTCTTATGTTGTCTCTTCTCGTTCTGTTCTCCAGATCACCTGTTTTTCTAtcagattttcttaatttttcagtcCCTTAATGCAATTTTATTCCACTTGCCCAATCCTAATTTTCAAGGATTAGGCTCTATCCACTAGATTTATAGATTAGAAAGATGGCTGTGCTCACTGGGTAAGTACAGAGAATAATGAAGCCTTTAAATAGATAGGCATTGATAAGGGGTCACAATCCTTCAGTGTCTTCAGTGCTGAGGAGAAATTGAACTATGGAGAGTAAGGATTTAGTTGAGTCCAGCTGCACTACAATAACACTATTAACTAACCCAATATCAGCAGCCTCTGAAAATGCCAAGAGAAAGGGGTTTTGATTAAGTGCTGAATGTTCAGAAGGagtgaagggaaagagacctaaaGGAATGGGGAGACTTTCAGAGATGGAGGGTGTCAGGGACAAAAGGACCAAGGTAATTGCCCCCACAGCTATCCTTTTCCAAATTGCCCCTTGCCTAAATATAAAAGTTCTCATCACTCTCGAAATCCTATCCACCTTCGTAAGTGGCTGAGGGGGTCTCAACCAGACCCACCTTTGAAAGATTCTAGCCTACTCATCCATTGCCtttaagatcaaatgaaatagtggCCTGTAATTTATGGAGCAGGTCACATCCTAGTAAGTGGCTAAGGGTCTCGAGGATTAAGACAAAAGGGGGAAAGGTACTGATAGTATCATAAAAGGGGAGAGAGGTTCTGAGATATAGGCTGAAATGGTCTTCTTAGCAATCTCCCCAGCTGAGATACACTCTTGACTCTGGGAGGTGGATAGTGGGTAAAGGAGCCCGGTTTAACACTGAGAATGTGGCACTAGTGTCAATATAAGACCCTTCTTGGCCCTGTATGAAAAAGGAGCCACTTCCAACAGGAGTCAGCAGCATGGTGGTCAGAATATCCCCCTCCTTGTGCCAGCCCTCCTGCCAGTCCTGCCTGTAGGTGTATCATGCTGAGTGAATGGGGATAGAGTGCGAGTCCTTCAGGGTTGTCTGGgggctttctcttttctttgcagCATCTCCTCCAGCTCCCTTTTACATTCTTTCCTGTGACTTGGTTTTCCACAAGTAAAACAAACTCCTGCACTGCTTGATTTTGATGATACAGAGTAGAGACAATAAGAAATGAGCTGCTGCCCTGCACAAGGGTTGCAAGGAAAGATTTCCTTTTTGCCTCCCCAagttcctttttactttttttttttaatcttgctcTGCAAAAGAAACtgccctttctgtctctctatctctctgtctctgtctctctgtcttggtTTTAGAGATGAAACAATAGTAGAGGCCGAAGACTAGTGATTGGCCCACAGGTACTAGCTAGCGTCACATGCCAGACTGGAATCCTGAGCATCCTCACTGTCAGACCAACATTCCATTCACTCCTGCTCAGAAAAGATCTGGGAAGATCTTTGCAATAAACTCTGTCATGACAGGACACTGGCCTAACACACTTGGACTCTGCCTGTGCTGCGGTCTCAAGGAGGAGCCCAGTGAATTGCCAATCAAAATTAGTCAgcttaatgggggggggggggggaagattatTAACCCAGTTAGAAAGAAGCCAGACCTGCCTCACTGAGGCCTGAGTTGGCAACAAAAGCTTAGGGGAGTCTATCATGAAATGAAACGTTAGATCCCCAGGGATCTGGGAGCATCTGGGAGCTTTGTTAAATCAGTGGGTTAAGGGACCATAAGGGTGTAACCTCAAGGCGCTTTTCACCCACAACTTGAGTGAAATGGTAGTGCTCCTTTCCTCAGCCTCTGAGTCCCAAGATACTTAAAATTCTGCTCTGGAGCTTCCCAAGTAGCTTTTTTGGCACCAATATCCCTAACCAAGGTAACCATTGGTTGATACAGTTCCAGATACCCAGATGTGTATGAATACAGGATGAATGGGAACGGCTCAGCAAAGCCTGTGGGATCCTCCCTGGGGAAGGGATACTCCTTGGTAAAAAACTGGAGTTCTCCTTGCAGCCAGAGCTTCAAAGCATAGGTCCTGACCAAAGTTTAATTCATCACTTTCAAAGTAAAGGATGCAGTTTGCAAATTGGAAGCTTTCCCAGGCAGGAAATCTCCTCCTGTTGCAGGGAAGGTGGAGATTTTATGTAAAATTATGaagcagaaggaagggagaaggcagATTGAAATACAGTTAATTCTAGGGTTTGATCAATTTCTCACTCGTGCAAGGTAATTTGGGTATTCTCCAGTCCTGTAGGAACAGTTCTTAATTGATTGTTTGAAATCCTTGGGGTGGTTACTTGATGGGGATACAGAGTTCTGTGATATGAGCAGGCTCTACAATCTTTTTAACATTCACAGGAAACCATTGTcaataattgattattttaagctACAGTGTAGAAGTCTGACTCCCAAGTCGAAGTCTGCTAGGAAAATGTTAACTCTTAAAAATCTAGATTATTATCATAACAGTAATTATGAAAATcacaattatttttacataaatgtgTATTGTAATGCCATCTTAACCCATTACTGTTATTCCAGCAAGGCATTTTGTCTGCCCAGATACGTAGGCATCTTTCcagttgttttgtttctgtaataCCATAAGGAAGTCTGCCCGCTGGTTTACTAGCCCcaaatttttaatctattgatTGTGAGAGACTATTAACATGGAGAGATAGTAGTTAGATGGTGGTCCTATTGCCTTgtctttacttttaattttttaaaatgcattttgtttaaagaaacaaaataagataaaagaaaaacagaaaaggaatgaaaaaaaaatgaaaggaaagagaacattgAGATGTGCTCAGCAGAAAGTCAGAGTGaagtcaaaatatataacaacaaatgccagttcaagaaagtacatatatatatattcatgaatgtccatcttttctttatttccttataaattattttttgttttttgctgtgaacgtttttacttctttttgttattgttatattattaagaaaggatatatttatatatacttatgtagatatatacatacacatacatacacacacatacccccacAATACAGACTCaaacatatctttcctatccttgctagattttgctttaattctgctcctaattttccttgtttttagtttaaaaatttttttttcatgtgtctGTACATCAGTTTCCTAAAGATTCTGTTTAGAGGAGAAAGTCAACCGTGAGGCAGTAGCCAGTAGTATTCCCTCAATTCCCTTTTTAGGTACAAATTTTCAATGatgttccctccctcctccccaaataaCTGGAATATTTCCAACATGAGattcatgggggggggggattcttTGACAGAATCCTCAATGTCACGTTTCCTACAAAACTGACCTCCTTTGTGTACATTTACTCTGATTCAGAACTTCTTGAGGAGTTTCTTTTCTTTGGGCCATTTCAGATGCTTCCCATAAGGCAGTTGAGTCCAAGTGTGTTAGGCCAGTGTCCCGTCATGATAGAGTTTATTGCAAAGATCTTCCCAGATCTTTTCTGAGCAGGAGTGAATGGAATGTTGGTCTGACAGTGAGGATGCCCAGGATGGGGCATGTGACACTAGCTACTCACCTGTGGGCCAGTCACTAGCCTTCTGCCTCTACTATTGTTTCATCTCTAAAAccaggacagagacagagatagagagatagaaagaaaaagacacagagagataagaTTCCCATGCTTGAGACATGAGAAAGCTCTTTTTTTGACTACAATAAGGTAATTTGTAACATACCAGCTGAACTACATAAACTAGGAACAGATCTAGAATTAGATCATGCAGAGTGAAatcagaaagggagaaatgacaTCACACTTCAGCATTGCTGGTGAGATGTAAAGAATCATTTCCTGTGCTGTAATAGAGGGGAAGTAGTtctgagagggagggaagggaacagaAACTGGAAATGAGACCTGGAAACTCTCCTTCAGAAGCAGAGGGAAGGGCAGGCACATGTGTTTCTAGAGCACACTCCACAAGCAAACTCTTGTTTCTccttttgtaatgccagagaaactgaggcaagactcaaattaggtttttaatattttaatagtggaaaaTTTGGACCTTGCAAGGAGAGGTCCAAGCACATCAGCTAAGCCATCCAACATGGTGTGTAGCCCGGGGAGAAATAGGGAGTGAATTATGTAGCAAAATCCTTGGGTTgattggatggactgaaaagggAGCAACCATTGACCAGTGGTCAGCATTGGTGTCTACTTCCGGTGGGACACATAACTTCTTGAAGCATAGACCTAGGGTCTGACCTTTTTCTGTCCTACAGCCCTCTGAGAACAGGGATCACAGAACTTCCTGAAACTCAGCCCCAAGGTCCTCCAGCCTCTGAGCAATCTTCACCTGGTCCTATTCAGtcccttctctttatttcatACATTTGAAGATTTCTCTCACAAATCCTGATACATTTCTTCTCCTAGGACATCTTTGTTATCTAGGCCTTCAGGCTGGTCCCTCTCTCCAGTATTATCTGTGACCCACCTTCTACTATTTAGAACCAGCACCCGCACATCTGTGGGAGCTTTCAGGATCCATCTCAGCTGAGAAATCTTCAACTATTGTAGTGATTTGGTGCATAAGCAAGTGGGTGATGGGATATTGCCGcttaaagaaatgagaaggaatcGGAGACCCGGCTTCCACCAACTAACACCATCTCTTTTGGAAACCTAGTTATCACAGAGCAGCAGATTGGCATCTGGCTACCAGTGTCACCCATAGAACTACAGTTCTGTCAAGGCCAGGGGCCTCAGGGTCATTATCCCATCATCCCCACTAAAACAGTCCAGACCCAGATTTATTTGGGCCAAAGGGacgaaggtctcatcttctggaaagGCTTCAGGCTGAGAAGGGGCATAGAGCTGGTCCTGCCCAGGGGGGCCCAGACTGAGGAGGGGGAGACAAGGGACTTGTAGGTGGTGTCAGAAGCATCTAGGGGCTGCTGAATGTCAGAATGAGGTCTCAGGGGATTTCAGAGAGACCCAGTAGTTGGATTTCATGGCATGGAGTCTGGAAGAAACACCTctcacaaaaagattaaaaacgcAAGgacaaaatatgagaaaaaagaaaagaataaaccaAAGTGCTGTCAGTATGGGGGTTACTAGGGACATAACCAGGAACCTCACCCAAAGAAAGacggagggggggggaggggaagatgagGCTTTCATGAATATCTCTTCTCCAAACAGTTTTTCCTAGaataaatatcaaagaatatttcccccaaattcctgcttttgtttcctcaaaggaatAGGGGCAATGTGTGGAACAGTGTGGCCTTAAGTGAGTAGGATCTCTTTTAGCAAAAACTTTTCAGTCGTATAAGACAAAGCTTTTATCTTTACAAGtgttaacaaaaattaaaagcagTTTGAAACCCTGCCAGGGAACATGTGCAAAATCCACCTGCCAGTCCTCTCCTAAGTGTGTATCCCTCCTCCTGATAAACCTCAGGGTGGGAGGGTTTAACAGCCCTTTCAGAATTTATTTACCTGGGAGCCATAATTAGGGAATGTAGGAGTTAGTGGTTGCAGAAGGAAAGGTGCCATGGTCATGGGCAAACAAGCAGCAGCACAAGGGGCTGAATCTGTAAGCCTGTTtccttggcctgaagtgaatccCGCTTCTGGTGTCCATTACAAGTCATATCAGAAACCTCTCCAGGTCCATGCACAGCTTGCAGTAATTGGTCCCCTGCATGCTTACTGGGTATGTTTGCTTggctttcaaaataaataaatcccctttctttccatttaggCCCATGAGCCTGCAAACCTGAAAGGCATACTTGGAGTCAGTATGGATATTCCCTCTCATTCCTGCCCCGATTCTGAAGCTCCGGGAGAGGGCTACATTGTCTGAACTTGGTGGGGAGTTAGAATCTCCAATGATTGGCCAATGAGTTTGGAAGCTTCCTCAGTTGGAAAGACTGGCAGCCATTGCTCTAGGTGGGAGGGTCCCCCTAAAGACACCTAGTTTATTTGAGAAGTAAGCAAGGAGTCTGGGATGGGTCTCAGAGACTGAGTCCAGACCCCTGGGACCAAGCCCTCCTTTCATCAACATACAGTATAAAGGCCTTTAGGTAGGGCTGGGGTGAGGGAGAGGTCAGTTTAGCTTTCAGGGTCTTACAAGCCTTGGCCTGATCAGGGAGGGATAAGATTATCTGCTTCTACCCATAGTAAAAAAATAGGAAGTGGGAGTTAGTTCATGGCCCAAATACTTAACAGACTGTTAGGGAAAGTGGGCCTTCAGACAGGGAAACTCTCCTCCCAGAAGCCAGAAAGTTAAGGGTTCTATAGGAGCAGCCAGAGAAGCCTCCAGGGCTGGGCTACCAAACAAGATATGTGCAAACTTGGATTGTGCTCATGGCTTCTGCTGACCGTTTTTCTGACTACAGAAATTAGATATAGGAGGAAAAAGCAGGGGTATGATCATAATCGGTCAAAACTGATACTGCAAGGCCTCAGCCTGAGAGGCactgaaataaatattaaataatttgctgaagacagatggaGACCTTGGTAGGAATTTTCATTCTGGTAGAAACAGTCATTTTCAGAGAACTTGTAGTTCTAACAAACCTCTTAAAAGTTTCTTACATTGTTAAGcagtaaaatcaataaaatgatcttGCATTAAAGCAAATAATTAGTATACAGCTTTCAATGCTAAATTTTAGATTAACTACCAAAATTCCCAAtcaaagacctccagaaaccTAAGGTAAGGACTCTGGTACTTACACCCAGAGCCAAGCTTTTCCCAAATTTCACAAAGCAGAGGCTGAAGTCTGCTTCCCTTTGCCTGTCCAACCCCAGAAATCCCAGGCATATCCCTGGGGCCAAATCCTCCCAACAAAATCTACCTATGGCTGCTGCCCTCCCCTGGGTTAGCCCACCAAGGCACTCTGCTTTGTGctgtctttccccttctttcatgCCACAtgatctctcctaactccactaaGCTTCTCaacccttcttctcctccttggAGTTAATGCTTTTAGGAGCCAAGTTCTTTTTAGGATTTGATCTGTCAGCTTAGGACATGTCCCTTTCTCCTGGCAAATGGCAAGTTCCACTAGGAGCTTGCCCTGTCCataataaatctaccttttgccaaagacaaTGGCCAATGTGAATTCTTTACATACTGAAccccaaaccccaacttttggtgtccATCATCATCTAGTGCCTACCTACCCCACATAATGCCTAATAATTTTAGATTTCAGTATTGTGACAGTAAACCCAAATAATTTAATTAGCAATGTCACAATTTTCATAAGTAACAACCAAATAAGACATAAAGCCTATcacaaaaatggaaaggaatctCATGTACTTTACAatcctttccaattttaacatgtacaccaatttttaaaaaaagttattttaaaaatcaatattttattttgtgatattcTAACTTGATGTTCCATTAAATCTATCACTTgctttgcaaatcaatcttttttgtcccttgtttttaaaatcaccttataaaaaaaaaatttacaatataaatataatgactTACAATATGGCTAATAAGTAAATAGCATTGGACCtaatttcataaaacttacaCATATTtccagcagagctgacaaaatttcAAACCATAGCTCACAATTTATGCCAATTACCCTTATGTGCATTTTAGAAAGCACtgtatttcatctaattagacaATACAAACGTGTGACTTCTTCAGTTAAGTtaccagaactttgttttaataacttattttttaacCCAACATCAAATCAAATACAGGTTTAAATTTCCAGGAATGTTTcaatatttgtacaaaaatttctAAGATCTCGTGCTTAAAGTAAACAAATTCACAATTCTAGCACATAGCATTTAATAGTTATCATTTcatgtaattgtaattgtaagaGATTCATCATATGAAACTTAAAACTCATCTTGATATCTAAGGAGGTAATGTTAAGCTCAGCATTCCCAGTCTAAATCTTTAGAAGTTGTTCCTACTTAACAAAGTTGGAGATCAGCAAACTCATCCTTCATTGGGATCAATGAAACAAGTTATTATTCAGGGATTCTAATCAGAGATTACAATTTTCATATCCCTTTTGTGGGCTTTAATTAGAGCTCTTTTAAAACTGCTTTACTATTATATCCCAATTAACAAGTTTCACTGAACTGATTGAGTATTCTCACCCTCTCACTCCTTGTCCATGCATCCCTGCTACAGTCAGGTAATGGAGGaagcagggagaaagagaatgagattcTCTTTACTCTATGCACTATCCTCTTCAGGGGCCTTAATTTAGTTGTATTTGCTTCCAAATTACAcgtaaagaaaatcatttatctcATCCCTGGCATTGTATGTTGATCATATCTAAAAACCCATATAAGGCTGCCCACTATGAagcaattaaatccaataaagaAGTTAACACTCAGATAGCATCTGTTTTATGCTGAGCACTTTTGCAATCTGGAAACCACCAATTGCCAAACTCCCCAGTGACTGCTCTCCACTATTagctgactttatttctgtagccCCCAGCTTGGCCACAGCTGGGGTCCAGACAAAAAGTtaggcttttttcccttttaaggcAAGAGCCAAAAGCATCTTCCCGTGTTCTAACTGTAGCTTAGAAGTTCTTTTTCTCActggctgcattttaaatctttccaggtaataaaatctagctcacagaacaggCATGATGCAGACATTCTGCAGAAACACCcagacaaaaatgacatggaaGAGAGCCGTCCCTTCCCCACCCAAATAGCCATCTCTCACCAAGTGCAGTCTCTGGTGGTGTG of the Sarcophilus harrisii chromosome 6, mSarHar1.11, whole genome shotgun sequence genome contains:
- the LOC100931439 gene encoding mas-related G-protein coupled receptor member X4-like isoform X2, which codes for MERGPPNMTVSPTPEYPEYYYNNYIDYNENGILFKRRLYYDEMNILSLLIALLGLLGNGAVLWLLGFRIPRNHFSVYILNLAAADALFLCGSILKSIHPCFGKFRDLTWVILFFLKYLFYTVGLSLLAAISTERCLCALFPLWYRCRRPEHTSAAVCAVLWVLTGMFWQLPFLLFTFYGEIYIFLIAGAWLLLLTCIMCVSSLTLLLRVQCSSRLRQPPRLYLLVLLTVLVFLLCGLPLGIRDFMYFYSELGLRLYWLCEPLACVNSSVNPLIYFFVGRLGNKRREPLREVLQRALGDEQELGGGTTNIPHTSNQEITL